The following are encoded in a window of Lacinutrix sp. WUR7 genomic DNA:
- a CDS encoding gliding motility-associated C-terminal domain-containing protein has protein sequence MMKITFIRKLFLGLCISVFLVSQKINAQIVIGTPNLGFSQACANASFNSYNVNFVFSHSAPLDASNQFNILLSDANGDFTNETVIIPTNAGTITSSPAVLNFLLPTNLAGEGYKIKIRSTAPVATSSRSVAFAAYYKIQDEPFTINNLIDTAIFCVGGSYLLTIDNPGTGTNDSPLNYPSLSFKWYKETSMTTSVFVADGPSLSVNSPGTYFVETNYGSCTSSSYSNRVQVSEATSSINATIISSLGNPYCPSITPTILSTTNGETYQWYQDGNLISGATNQIYATTESGLFEVRVDLGGCVAMGSIDLISEQFSSSINVFEENTIESDETLEVIITSSATNPEYQWFFNDVLITDALADTYEASQEGNYKVIITETTGCQASKEYHFTVIQAEDPFPDVAKIPNLVSPNGDGANDTWVIPNAYVSGTNTEIVIMDSYGKIVFKTKDYQNNWPESELPFNAVNAVYYYVIMTEDKNTKNGSITIVK, from the coding sequence ATGATGAAAATTACTTTTATACGTAAATTATTTTTAGGATTATGCATTAGTGTTTTTTTAGTTTCTCAAAAAATAAATGCACAAATTGTAATTGGGACTCCAAATTTAGGATTCAGCCAAGCATGTGCAAATGCGTCTTTTAATTCCTATAATGTCAATTTTGTCTTTTCACATAGTGCTCCATTAGATGCATCCAATCAATTCAACATATTATTGTCCGATGCTAACGGTGATTTTACTAACGAAACCGTTATTATTCCAACGAATGCAGGGACAATAACTTCTTCTCCTGCAGTTTTAAATTTTTTATTACCAACCAATCTCGCTGGTGAAGGATATAAAATAAAAATAAGAAGTACGGCTCCCGTTGCAACTAGCTCTAGATCTGTTGCATTTGCCGCATATTATAAAATTCAAGACGAACCATTTACCATTAATAATTTAATAGATACTGCGATTTTTTGTGTTGGCGGAAGCTATTTGTTAACCATTGATAATCCAGGAACAGGAACTAACGATTCGCCACTAAATTATCCTTCTTTATCCTTTAAATGGTATAAAGAAACTAGTATGACAACATCTGTTTTTGTTGCCGATGGCCCTAGTTTATCTGTAAATAGTCCTGGAACTTATTTTGTAGAAACCAATTATGGTTCTTGTACTTCTAGTTCCTATTCGAATAGAGTACAGGTTTCCGAAGCAACTTCAAGCATAAATGCTACAATTATCTCCAGCTTAGGTAATCCGTATTGCCCAAGTATTACACCAACCATTTTAAGTACAACAAATGGGGAAACGTATCAATGGTACCAGGATGGAAACCTTATTTCTGGAGCCACCAACCAAATATATGCAACTACAGAATCCGGATTATTTGAAGTTCGTGTAGATTTAGGTGGTTGTGTCGCAATGGGTAGTATCGATTTAATAAGCGAACAGTTTTCAAGTAGTATCAATGTTTTTGAGGAAAACACTATAGAATCAGACGAAACTTTAGAAGTTATTATCACTTCATCTGCAACAAATCCAGAATACCAATGGTTTTTTAATGATGTGCTTATTACAGACGCTTTAGCAGATACTTATGAAGCTAGCCAAGAAGGAAATTATAAAGTAATCATTACCGAAACTACAGGTTGTCAAGCTTCAAAAGAATACCATTTTACTGTAATTCAAGCAGAAGACCCATTTCCAGATGTTGCCAAAATTCCAAATTTAGTTAGTCCTAATGGGGATGGAGCAAACGATACTTGGGTAATTCCAAATGCATATGTAAGTGGTACAAATACCGAAATAGTTATCATGGATTCCTACGGAAAAATAGTTTTTAAAACCAAGGACTATCAAAATAATTGGCCAGAAAGTGAATTGCCTTTTAATGCCGTAAATGCCGTGTATTATTATGTGATTATGACAGAAGATAAAAACACGAAAAACGGATCTATAACAATAGTTAAATAG